In one Alphaproteobacteria bacterium genomic region, the following are encoded:
- a CDS encoding ABC transporter permease, producing MSDYTSDKRAGHGEHYVKPFESEEISFEELQDAAPSSRFKLSVSGWVGTVIVAFWVVIAVFGQVLAPYDEAAFPVEEYYQGDIPDDVEEYGEFRGPSDMAWLGTNRDDRDVLSRLMYGAGRTIGISFAGTVLAYFLGVVLGIGAAVAGPKVDMVVSRLNDAFISLPTIMLGLIVVTAVGSSVPVLIVTAGLIYMTIVYRLARAIGMEIMVMDYVEAAKVRGEGIWWIVTKEIWPNAAMPLISDFGLRLIYVILFVSSLSFLGMGVQPPQADWGLMVRENLSAFQTYNASLLPVLAPALAIATLTVGINLIVDDISAHAGGKLTKAM from the coding sequence ATGAGCGACTATACGAGCGACAAGAGGGCGGGGCACGGCGAGCACTACGTCAAACCCTTCGAATCCGAGGAAATCTCCTTTGAGGAACTTCAGGACGCGGCGCCGTCCTCCAGGTTCAAGCTGTCCGTTTCGGGCTGGGTCGGCACGGTCATCGTGGCCTTCTGGGTGGTGATCGCGGTCTTCGGCCAGGTCCTGGCCCCCTATGACGAGGCCGCCTTCCCTGTCGAGGAATACTATCAGGGCGATATTCCCGACGATGTCGAGGAATACGGCGAGTTTCGTGGGCCGTCGGACATGGCCTGGCTGGGCACGAACCGGGACGACCGGGACGTGCTGTCGCGCCTGATGTACGGTGCGGGCCGGACGATCGGGATTTCCTTCGCGGGCACGGTCCTGGCCTATTTCCTGGGGGTCGTTCTGGGGATCGGGGCAGCCGTGGCCGGACCCAAGGTCGACATGGTGGTCAGCCGCCTGAACGATGCCTTTATCAGTCTGCCGACCATCATGCTGGGCCTGATCGTGGTGACGGCCGTCGGCTCGTCGGTGCCGGTGCTGATCGTAACGGCGGGGCTGATCTACATGACGATCGTCTATCGCCTGGCGCGGGCGATCGGCATGGAAATCATGGTGATGGACTATGTCGAAGCGGCGAAGGTCCGCGGCGAAGGCATCTGGTGGATCGTCACCAAGGAGATCTGGCCCAATGCCGCGATGCCGTTGATCTCGGATTTCGGTTTGCGCCTGATCTACGTGATCCTGTTCGTCTCCAGCCTCAGCTTCCTGGGCATGGGCGTACAGCCGCCTCAGGCTGACTGGGGCCTCATGGTCCGCGAGAATCTGAGCGCGTTCCAGACCTACAACGCCTCGCTGCTGCCCGTTTTGGCGCCGGCGCTGGCGATTGCGACGCTGACGGTCGGGATCAACCTGATCGTCGACGATATCTCCGCCCATGCCGGCGGCAAGCTGACCAAGGCGATGTGA
- a CDS encoding ABC transporter permease has protein sequence MLSIIFQRLWIGVITVFFVSLIIFVCTQILPGDAAEMRLGQAATDETRAALRKELGLDQPIYMQYLNWAGNFLQGDLGKSLAGDRSISESIGDRYQATLTVSILTAAIGIPVSLFLGIMAAMFPGSLYDRILTFVSVSLVAVPEFFTATLMVLIFVFAWEALFGFQLANAVVVGSTDDLNVFELIGHYALPIATLCFVIASQLIRMTRAAVLNVMSSPYIEMAILKGVPRKRIILRHALLNAIGPIVNVIALNLAYLVSGVVVVEVYFAYNGLATFIVQGVQQRDFVLVQSIGMLFCATYVILMLLADIASIVSNPRLRHPK, from the coding sequence ATGTTATCGATTATCTTTCAACGCCTGTGGATCGGGGTGATCACGGTCTTCTTCGTGTCACTGATCATCTTCGTCTGCACCCAGATCCTGCCTGGGGATGCCGCGGAAATGCGGCTGGGACAGGCTGCGACCGACGAGACCCGCGCGGCACTGCGCAAGGAACTCGGCCTCGATCAGCCGATCTACATGCAATATCTGAACTGGGCGGGAAACTTCCTGCAGGGGGATCTGGGCAAGTCGCTGGCGGGGGACCGTTCGATCTCGGAATCGATCGGCGACCGCTATCAGGCGACGCTGACGGTCAGCATTCTGACCGCGGCCATCGGCATACCGGTCTCGCTGTTTCTCGGGATCATGGCGGCGATGTTCCCCGGCAGTCTCTATGACCGGATCCTGACTTTCGTGTCGGTTTCGCTGGTCGCGGTTCCGGAATTCTTCACGGCGACCCTGATGGTGCTGATCTTCGTCTTCGCCTGGGAGGCCCTGTTCGGGTTCCAGCTTGCCAATGCCGTGGTCGTCGGCAGCACCGACGACCTGAACGTCTTCGAACTGATCGGACATTACGCCCTGCCGATCGCGACCCTTTGTTTCGTCATCGCCTCCCAGCTGATCCGCATGACCCGCGCGGCGGTGCTGAACGTGATGAGTTCCCCCTACATCGAGATGGCGATCCTGAAAGGCGTGCCGCGCAAACGTATCATTCTGCGCCATGCGCTGCTGAACGCCATCGGACCGATCGTCAATGTCATCGCGCTGAACCTCGCCTATCTGGTTTCCGGGGTCGTCGTGGTGGAGGTCTACTTCGCCTATAACGGCCTCGCGACCTTCATCGTTCAGGGCGTGCAGCAGCGCGATTTCGTGCTGGTCCAGTCGATCGGCATGCTGTTCTGCGCCACCTACGTCATCCTGATGCTGCTGGCGGATATTGCATCCATCGTGTCCAACCCGCGTTTGAGGCACCCGAAATGA
- a CDS encoding ABC transporter substrate-binding protein: MRKLNEPSFEGLSDKDRATVVEMVKKGANRREVMAWMMAAGATAAAAGSVFGGAKEAWANTPKKGGRMVISSDQHGPADTLDPAAMTASIDYIRSRMVYNGLVRMQQDLSYEPELAEEILPNADASEWTFKLKKGVEWHNGKSFNADDVIYTMNRHLGEDSKSVLKSLYEGVESWQKVNDHEVKAVLKTPNADLPAILGLFQSKIIPDGQTDFSAPPGTGPFKVSEFKPGVRCVVQRNENYHEDDGPYLDEIESFGIGDSTARINALKAGDIDIMANLPPKSIEDIEQNGDTEVWSTPSSAYITFACRQDQAISGNRDLVRALQLLMNRERVVKGVFKGQASVGNDHPIGPAYFDHCADIPVRELDPDQAKFHFEKSGLGQTPIPIVTAEVAPGCVEMGTFLQREASKIGMNIDLKKVTTDGYWSAVWLNEPICAVSWNMRPTANIMMTLAYASDANWNETYWKNEQFDKLLVDVRSVTDPATRKQMYCDLQTLIWEHGGSITPAYRNYVDAVRSHVKGLTHVPLNAFGGAECPQYLWRSDA; the protein is encoded by the coding sequence ATGCGTAAACTGAACGAACCGAGTTTCGAGGGCTTGAGCGACAAGGATCGCGCAACAGTCGTCGAAATGGTCAAGAAGGGCGCGAACCGCCGTGAGGTGATGGCCTGGATGATGGCAGCGGGTGCGACCGCCGCCGCGGCGGGATCTGTCTTCGGCGGCGCCAAGGAAGCCTGGGCCAACACCCCGAAAAAGGGTGGCCGCATGGTGATCTCCAGTGACCAGCACGGCCCGGCCGATACGCTGGACCCGGCGGCGATGACCGCCTCCATCGACTATATCCGCAGCCGCATGGTCTATAACGGCCTCGTCCGGATGCAGCAGGACCTGTCCTACGAGCCGGAGCTGGCCGAAGAAATCCTGCCCAATGCCGACGCGTCCGAATGGACCTTCAAGCTGAAGAAGGGCGTCGAATGGCATAACGGCAAGTCCTTCAACGCCGACGACGTGATCTACACGATGAACCGCCATCTGGGCGAGGATTCGAAGTCGGTGCTGAAATCGCTTTATGAAGGCGTGGAAAGCTGGCAGAAGGTCAACGACCATGAGGTCAAGGCGGTCCTGAAGACCCCGAATGCCGACCTGCCGGCGATCCTGGGCCTGTTCCAGTCCAAGATCATTCCGGATGGTCAGACGGATTTCTCGGCGCCTCCGGGCACCGGTCCGTTCAAGGTGTCGGAGTTCAAGCCGGGCGTGCGCTGTGTCGTGCAGCGTAACGAGAACTATCACGAGGACGATGGCCCGTATCTCGACGAGATCGAAAGCTTCGGCATCGGCGACTCGACGGCGCGCATCAACGCCCTGAAGGCCGGCGATATCGACATCATGGCGAACCTGCCGCCCAAGTCGATCGAGGATATCGAGCAGAATGGCGACACCGAAGTCTGGTCGACGCCGTCCTCGGCCTACATCACCTTCGCATGCCGCCAGGATCAGGCGATTTCGGGCAATCGGGACCTGGTGCGTGCGCTGCAGTTGCTGATGAACCGCGAGCGTGTCGTGAAGGGCGTGTTCAAAGGGCAGGCCTCGGTCGGTAACGACCATCCGATCGGTCCGGCCTATTTCGACCATTGCGCGGATATTCCGGTGCGCGAACTGGATCCGGATCAGGCCAAGTTCCACTTCGAGAAGTCGGGTTTGGGCCAGACACCGATTCCGATCGTCACGGCGGAAGTGGCACCGGGCTGCGTCGAAATGGGAACGTTCCTGCAGCGTGAAGCCAGCAAGATCGGCATGAACATCGATCTGAAGAAGGTGACCACCGACGGTTACTGGAGCGCGGTCTGGCTGAACGAGCCGATCTGTGCCGTGTCCTGGAACATGCGCCCGACGGCGAACATCATGATGACGCTGGCCTATGCGAGCGATGCGAACTGGAACGAGACCTACTGGAAGAACGAACAGTTCGACAAGCTGCTGGTCGATGTCCGCTCGGTCACCGACCCGGCTACGCGTAAGCAGATGTACTGCGACCTGCAGACCCTGATCTGGGAGCATGGCGGTTCCATCACGCCGGCCTACCGGAACTACGTGGATGCCGTGCGCAGTCATGTGAAGGGTCTGACCCACGTGCCGCTGAATGCCTTCGGCGGCGCCGAATGCCCGCAGTATCTGTGGCGTTCTGACGCCTAA
- a CDS encoding GlxA family transcriptional regulator, which produces MSTVEMPDVHVENPRTRRWGILVLPNFPMLAYSSLVEPLRAANTVTGLPLYEWITVSPFGRIPKSSSGLGVVVDSVAEEAPSVDRLVVVSGVDAHEYTSQPAYSWIRRELRRGAAIGAVSDGAFFLARAGLLDGYRCTLHWRVQSSFREAFPKIECSRDPFVIDRDRFSAAGGVSTLDMMLAMIEADYGPDLTLAVSEWFLHNRFRTSDDMDVLSIRLRTGVGDGRILQAIVEMEQNIEEPLPADELARRIGVSVDTLERGFKRAVGQTTMHYYRSLRFRRARDLLEGTALRISEIAVACGFSDSSSFARAYRTHFGVSPRQYRQRTMDRFKSA; this is translated from the coding sequence ATGTCCACCGTGGAAATGCCCGATGTGCATGTCGAGAATCCCCGAACACGTCGTTGGGGCATTCTCGTGCTGCCAAATTTTCCGATGCTTGCCTATTCGTCTCTGGTGGAACCGCTGCGGGCGGCGAACACGGTCACCGGCCTGCCGCTTTATGAATGGATCACGGTTTCGCCCTTTGGGCGGATCCCGAAATCGTCGAGTGGCCTGGGGGTCGTCGTGGACAGCGTCGCGGAAGAAGCCCCCTCCGTCGACCGCCTGGTCGTGGTGTCCGGTGTCGATGCCCACGAATACACGTCCCAGCCCGCCTATAGCTGGATTCGCCGCGAGTTGCGGCGCGGCGCGGCCATCGGCGCGGTGTCGGACGGGGCCTTCTTTCTGGCCCGGGCCGGCCTTCTGGACGGCTATCGCTGTACCCTGCATTGGCGGGTCCAATCCTCCTTTCGGGAGGCCTTCCCGAAAATCGAATGTAGCCGCGATCCCTTCGTGATCGACCGGGACCGGTTCAGCGCGGCGGGCGGTGTCAGCACCCTGGATATGATGCTGGCGATGATCGAGGCGGATTACGGGCCCGACCTGACCCTGGCCGTGTCCGAATGGTTTCTGCACAATCGGTTCCGCACTTCGGACGACATGGATGTGCTGTCGATCCGGCTGCGAACCGGGGTCGGGGACGGCCGCATCCTGCAGGCCATTGTTGAAATGGAACAGAATATCGAGGAACCGCTGCCGGCGGACGAACTGGCCCGGCGGATTGGCGTTTCGGTCGATACGCTGGAACGTGGTTTCAAGCGCGCCGTCGGGCAGACGACAATGCATTACTACCGCAGCCTCAGGTTCCGGCGGGCGCGCGATCTGCTGGAAGGCACGGCCCTGAGGATCAGTGAAATCGCGGTGGCATGCGGCTTCTCCGACAGCTCCAGTTTCGCGCGTGCCTACCGGACTCATTTCGGTGTTTCGCCACGCCAGTACCGGCAGCGGACGATGGATCGATTCAAATCCGCGTGA
- a CDS encoding aminotransferase, protein MVQINPNIVATAEPPIPEAMAWLKEARPTPDRPLLNLAQAVPSYPPDQTLMQAMSRAALDPETAFYTPILGISPLRERLAETISRDYAATVQGDDVAITAGGNHAFCMAVLALAGPGDEIIVPQPCYFNHEMWCQMQGIRTVPLPCRPGPSGMLPDPAEAETLIGEKTRAILLVTPNNPTGTIYSPDLLDAFHDLAQRHGIALMIDETYRDFLADGTPPHRLFQDTRWRDGFVHLYSFSKVYSLTGYRVGALTAGPEIMGAIGKIADTVTICPSHIGQLAALYGLDELDAWKRARRDEMTARVNALDAAFAQNPGGYRLVSRGAFFAYLEHPHADRGAADIARSLVRDKCIFVLPGPIFGEGQERFLRAAFANVDEAGIADLGARLSEG, encoded by the coding sequence ATGGTTCAGATAAACCCGAATATCGTTGCAACGGCGGAGCCGCCGATTCCGGAGGCGATGGCCTGGCTGAAGGAAGCCCGGCCGACGCCGGATCGGCCGCTGCTGAATCTGGCGCAGGCGGTGCCCAGCTATCCGCCGGACCAGACCTTGATGCAGGCGATGTCGCGGGCGGCCCTGGACCCGGAAACCGCCTTCTATACCCCGATACTGGGGATTTCGCCGTTGCGCGAACGGCTGGCCGAGACGATTTCCCGGGATTATGCCGCGACGGTCCAGGGCGACGATGTCGCGATCACGGCGGGGGGCAACCATGCCTTCTGCATGGCGGTGCTGGCATTGGCGGGCCCCGGCGATGAAATCATCGTGCCGCAGCCCTGTTACTTCAATCACGAGATGTGGTGCCAGATGCAGGGCATCAGAACGGTGCCGCTGCCCTGTCGCCCCGGCCCGTCGGGGATGCTGCCGGACCCGGCGGAGGCCGAGACGCTGATCGGGGAGAAGACGCGCGCGATCCTGCTGGTAACCCCCAACAATCCGACGGGTACGATCTATTCACCGGACCTGTTGGACGCGTTTCACGATCTCGCCCAGCGGCACGGAATCGCCCTGATGATCGACGAGACCTATCGCGACTTCCTGGCGGACGGAACCCCGCCGCACCGGCTGTTTCAGGACACCCGTTGGCGTGACGGCTTCGTGCATCTGTACAGTTTTTCGAAAGTGTACAGCCTGACCGGCTATCGTGTTGGCGCGCTGACCGCCGGGCCGGAGATCATGGGCGCGATCGGCAAGATTGCGGATACGGTTACCATCTGTCCCAGTCATATCGGACAGTTGGCCGCGCTTTACGGTCTCGACGAACTGGATGCCTGGAAGCGTGCCCGACGCGATGAAATGACGGCGCGGGTGAATGCGTTGGATGCCGCCTTTGCCCAGAACCCGGGCGGCTATCGCCTTGTGTCGCGTGGTGCGTTCTTCGCCTATCTGGAACATCCCCATGCCGATCGTGGCGCCGCAGACATCGCTCGCTCGCTGGTAAGGGATAAGTGCATTTTCGTTCTGCCCGGGCCGATTTTCGGGGAAGGTCAGGAACGGTTTCTGCGGGCGGCCTTTGCCAATGTGGACGAGGCCGGGATCGCGGATTTGGGAGCGCGCCTGTCGGAGGGCTAG
- a CDS encoding O-antigen ligase family protein, which produces MMNATLNVLAVAVCVIAVAAEPTYATPVAVAAVLIPVILLRQRAFAEVSKARTVLFPLALFVVAVCAAAFWGLSTPLDLAARAGKIALFALAGGVALSLPVSGRVGMPVMMGLALGATVVALALFENRFVGALADLFVPADAGELEAVFIRANLHKAPAVFLAILSFPLALLAVSTRSRDGGGMIWGPAAIVVLGVAMSGHETAFLALGAGVAAAGLAYSLPRIAGGVVVLVAAFLLLAAPALLAKGDLKPLLDATRFSTSIQHRVLIADFAAARIAERPVLGWGLDSARAIPEASARIADTPSRLDRFDVADLTPTVWQRAQNMPLHPHNVMLQIRLELGLPGAVAALLLLGAVASGLARMQSARGRAMAFGMLATYLAIASVSYGAWQSWWLSILVLAVLSGRCALAASARLRGGA; this is translated from the coding sequence ATGATGAACGCGACCTTGAACGTCCTTGCGGTGGCGGTCTGCGTGATCGCCGTGGCGGCCGAACCGACCTATGCGACGCCGGTCGCCGTCGCGGCGGTCCTGATTCCCGTGATCCTGCTGCGGCAGCGGGCGTTTGCCGAGGTGTCGAAGGCGCGGACGGTTCTTTTCCCGCTGGCCTTGTTCGTCGTTGCGGTCTGTGCCGCCGCGTTCTGGGGGCTGAGCACACCGCTGGACCTGGCCGCGCGGGCCGGCAAGATTGCGCTGTTCGCCCTGGCCGGGGGCGTCGCCCTCAGCCTGCCGGTCTCCGGCCGCGTCGGGATGCCCGTGATGATGGGGCTGGCCCTGGGCGCAACCGTTGTTGCCCTGGCCCTGTTCGAGAACAGGTTTGTCGGGGCGCTGGCGGATCTGTTCGTTCCGGCGGATGCAGGCGAATTGGAGGCCGTCTTCATCCGGGCCAACCTGCACAAGGCACCGGCGGTATTTCTGGCCATACTGTCCTTCCCCTTGGCGCTACTGGCGGTTTCGACCCGTTCCCGCGATGGCGGTGGAATGATCTGGGGCCCGGCCGCAATTGTTGTTCTGGGTGTCGCGATGTCCGGGCACGAGACCGCTTTTCTGGCGCTTGGCGCCGGTGTGGCTGCGGCCGGTTTGGCCTATTCCCTGCCGCGAATTGCGGGGGGTGTCGTTGTCCTTGTCGCGGCATTCCTCCTGTTGGCCGCGCCCGCGCTTCTGGCGAAGGGCGATCTGAAGCCGCTTCTGGACGCGACCCGGTTTTCCACCAGCATTCAGCATCGTGTCCTGATCGCCGATTTCGCCGCCGCCCGCATTGCCGAACGCCCTGTGCTGGGGTGGGGTCTCGATTCGGCGCGCGCCATTCCGGAAGCGTCTGCGCGGATCGCCGACACGCCATCCCGTCTGGACCGATTCGACGTCGCCGATCTGACGCCCACGGTCTGGCAGCGGGCGCAGAACATGCCGCTGCATCCGCATAATGTGATGCTTCAGATTCGCCTCGAACTCGGCCTGCCGGGCGCAGTGGCGGCGCTGCTGCTGTTGGGTGCGGTCGCATCCGGTCTGGCGCGGATGCAATCCGCACGGGGCCGTGCCATGGCGTTCGGCATGCTTGCCACCTATCTGGCGATCGCTTCCGTCAGCTATGGCGCGTGGCAGTCCTGGTGGCTGTCCATCCTGGTTCTGGCCGTCCTTTCCGGGCGCTGCGCACTGGCCGCGTCGGCGCGCTTGCGAGGGGGTGCCTGA
- a CDS encoding FAD-binding protein gives MTVETVETDLLILGSGGAGFFAALHALQANPDLDVTIAVKGLLGKCGCTRMVQGGYNVALSPGDSVERHFMDTIVGGKWLPRQDLAWSLCLFAVERVQELENEIGCFFDRNSDGSLHHKAFAGQTFDRTVHKGDLTGIEIINRLMEQVMARPVRRLEEHRAVDLIPARDGSRIAGALLLDIRTGRYRLVRAKAVLLGTGAGPTMYKYHTPSGDKSCDGLAMALRLGLPLRDMEMVQFHPTGLLGGPDTRMTGTVLEEGLRGAGGHLLDGAGRRFMADYDDRGERATRDVVSRGIYAEMRAGRTGPMGGIYIEMKHLGPDKVATQFPGMVKRCADCGFDLAAGRVEVVPTAHYMMGGVEFEPDGSTEMPGLFAAGEDCGGVHGANRLGGNGVANSTVFGGIAGESMARYAARQGHPADPDMNAVDAAIARAERPFGLPRSAGLADLRDELAECMWDDVGVMRTAEGLRRGQTRIEGMASELASAGLAETDRSFNLTWQDWLNLDSLLAVSRVIATAALDRDDSRGAHFREDFPETGDLEASAFTRVRARDDGMLDLERVPVVFSRVRPGESLINEDSGPAAP, from the coding sequence ATGACGGTCGAAACGGTCGAGACCGATCTTCTGATCCTCGGGTCCGGCGGTGCCGGGTTCTTCGCGGCGCTGCATGCGCTGCAGGCAAATCCGGACCTGGATGTGACCATCGCGGTCAAGGGGCTGCTGGGCAAATGCGGCTGCACCCGGATGGTTCAAGGGGGATACAATGTAGCGCTGTCGCCGGGCGACTCCGTTGAACGTCACTTCATGGACACGATTGTCGGCGGCAAATGGCTGCCGCGCCAGGATCTGGCCTGGTCGCTCTGTCTGTTTGCGGTGGAACGGGTTCAGGAACTGGAAAACGAGATCGGTTGCTTCTTCGACCGGAACAGCGACGGCAGTCTGCATCACAAGGCGTTTGCCGGACAGACCTTCGACCGGACGGTCCACAAGGGGGATCTGACCGGGATCGAGATCATCAACCGGCTCATGGAACAGGTCATGGCCCGGCCCGTCCGGCGGCTGGAGGAGCATCGCGCCGTCGATCTGATTCCGGCGCGGGACGGTTCGCGGATTGCCGGGGCGCTGCTGCTCGACATACGGACCGGCCGATATCGCCTGGTACGGGCGAAGGCCGTGTTGCTGGGCACCGGCGCCGGTCCGACAATGTACAAATATCACACGCCGTCCGGGGACAAATCCTGCGACGGGCTGGCCATGGCATTGCGCCTGGGCCTGCCGCTGCGCGACATGGAAATGGTTCAGTTCCATCCGACCGGCCTGCTGGGCGGGCCGGATACGCGAATGACCGGCACGGTGCTTGAGGAAGGGTTGCGCGGGGCAGGGGGGCACCTTCTGGATGGCGCAGGCCGCCGCTTCATGGCCGATTACGACGACCGCGGGGAACGCGCGACCCGCGATGTGGTCAGCCGGGGTATCTATGCCGAGATGCGTGCCGGGCGGACCGGCCCCATGGGCGGCATCTATATCGAAATGAAGCATCTGGGCCCGGACAAGGTCGCTACCCAGTTTCCCGGCATGGTGAAGCGCTGCGCCGATTGCGGCTTCGATCTGGCCGCCGGCCGGGTCGAGGTGGTGCCGACTGCGCATTACATGATGGGCGGCGTCGAGTTCGAGCCGGACGGGTCGACCGAAATGCCGGGCCTGTTTGCGGCCGGGGAGGATTGCGGCGGCGTCCATGGCGCGAACCGGCTGGGCGGTAACGGGGTTGCCAATTCGACGGTCTTCGGCGGCATCGCAGGGGAGAGCATGGCGCGCTACGCCGCCCGACAGGGGCACCCGGCCGATCCGGATATGAATGCCGTCGACGCGGCAATCGCGCGCGCGGAACGTCCCTTCGGCCTGCCGCGATCCGCGGGGCTGGCCGACCTGCGCGATGAACTGGCGGAATGCATGTGGGACGATGTCGGCGTGATGCGCACGGCCGAAGGATTGCGACGCGGTCAGACCCGGATAGAGGGCATGGCGTCGGAACTGGCTTCGGCCGGACTGGCCGAGACGGATCGGTCCTTCAATCTGACCTGGCAGGACTGGCTGAACCTCGACAGTCTGCTGGCCGTTTCCAGGGTTATCGCGACGGCGGCGCTGGACAGGGATGACAGCCGCGGCGCGCATTTTCGGGAGGATTTTCCCGAGACCGGTGATCTGGAGGCCTCGGCCTTTACTCGTGTCCGTGCCCGGGATGACGGAATGCTCGACCTGGAGCGCGTGCCGGTGGTGTTCAGCCGCGTGCGCCCCGGCGAGTCCCTGATCAACGAGGATTCCGGACCCGCCGCACCATGA
- the sdhC gene encoding succinate dehydrogenase, cytochrome b556 subunit, whose amino-acid sequence MIARHRRDRAYLAFLGHRISGVGLAIFLPLHFLVLAEILQGEAALDSVLAFTAHPLVRAMEWLLLVLVVSHLIFGLRLLALELRPWRRRDDDRRGWIVPGVLIALAVGTVCVLGVG is encoded by the coding sequence ATGATCGCGCGACACCGCCGCGACCGGGCCTATCTCGCCTTTCTCGGGCATCGGATTTCCGGCGTGGGACTGGCGATATTCCTGCCGCTGCATTTCCTGGTCCTGGCGGAAATCCTGCAGGGAGAGGCGGCATTGGATTCCGTTCTGGCTTTCACCGCGCATCCGCTTGTCAGAGCCATGGAATGGCTGCTGCTGGTATTGGTGGTCAGCCATCTGATCTTCGGCCTGCGACTCCTGGCGCTTGAACTGCGGCCCTGGCGCCGCCGCGATGACGACCGACGCGGCTGGATCGTGCCTGGCGTGCTGATCGCTCTGGCGGTCGGGACCGTCTGTGTCCTGGGGGTGGGCTAG
- a CDS encoding succinate dehydrogenase: MSERGLIALQRLTALVLAPCVIAHVVVIAIAFQGGLTAGEILGRVQNSAGWAAFYALFVAAAAIHAPIGLRAVLVEWGALPRRLVDILMGAFAGLLLITGLRAVFAVVWGAP, from the coding sequence GTGAGCGAACGCGGTCTGATCGCCCTGCAACGCCTCACCGCGTTGGTCCTCGCGCCCTGTGTCATCGCCCATGTCGTGGTGATCGCGATTGCCTTTCAGGGCGGCCTGACAGCCGGCGAAATTCTGGGCCGGGTTCAGAACAGCGCGGGCTGGGCCGCATTCTATGCCCTTTTCGTGGCTGCCGCCGCCATTCATGCGCCGATCGGACTGCGCGCGGTGCTGGTCGAATGGGGCGCGCTGCCCCGGCGTCTTGTCGACATCCTGATGGGGGCATTCGCCGGGTTGCTTCTGATTACCGGTTTGCGCGCCGTCTTCGCCGTGGTCTGGGGGGCGCCATGA
- a CDS encoding 2Fe-2S iron-sulfur cluster-binding protein, which yields MTDTLPVRVWRGGDEGAFRTYDVPLRDNQTILDVVTEIQRRQDPTLSYRFACRVGVCGSCAMTVNGVPRWTCRTHVAKVAAEGVLTLEPLRNLPRIKDLTVDMTPFFDKWQQAGGVFHGRKTRDDAVDPVKPGSRARRAADAAIECINCAVCYAACDVVDWDPDYLGPAALNRSWTLINDRRHARRSDTLDRASQAGGCGSCHSQGACMRHCPVGLSPTESIAGLKRSILFSLLGGRL from the coding sequence ATGACCGATACGCTGCCGGTCCGTGTCTGGCGCGGCGGGGACGAGGGTGCTTTCCGGACCTACGACGTTCCCCTGCGCGACAATCAAACCATTCTCGATGTCGTCACCGAGATCCAGCGGCGTCAGGATCCTACACTGAGCTATCGTTTCGCCTGCCGCGTCGGGGTCTGCGGGTCCTGCGCCATGACGGTGAACGGCGTGCCGCGCTGGACGTGCCGGACGCATGTGGCGAAAGTCGCGGCGGAGGGCGTCCTGACGCTGGAGCCGTTGCGCAACCTGCCGCGGATCAAGGACCTGACAGTCGACATGACGCCGTTCTTCGATAAATGGCAGCAGGCCGGTGGCGTCTTTCATGGCCGCAAGACCCGTGATGACGCGGTCGATCCGGTCAAACCCGGAAGCCGCGCGCGCCGGGCCGCGGATGCGGCCATCGAATGCATCAACTGCGCGGTCTGCTACGCCGCCTGCGATGTCGTGGACTGGGACCCGGATTACCTCGGGCCCGCCGCTCTGAACCGCTCCTGGACCCTGATCAACGACCGGCGCCATGCCCGACGGTCGGATACGCTGGACCGGGCGTCCCAGGCTGGCGGCTGCGGCTCCTGCCACAGCCAGGGCGCCTGCATGCGCCATTGTCCGGTGGGTCTCAGCCCGACGGAAAGCATTGCCGGTCTGAAGCGGTCGATTCTGTTTTCTCTGCTGGGGGGACGCTTGTGA